The stretch of DNA ATAAGGCTAGTGATTTTATCGAAAATAGTATAAAAAAATTGGATGAAAAAAGAGATTGGATTATAAATATTCATATGGATCCATATGATGATTTTAAGCTAAATGACACAAATCATTAAAGGAAAGTCTTTAAGACTCCCCTTTTAAACTATTCATTTTTTCATCAATTAAAGCCAATGTTCTTTCTTGAGTTTTGTATGAGATTTCAGGAAGTTCTCCACCAAACATTTTTTTAGCCTCTTCAAAACCTTGAACAATTCCATCTCTTCCTTTTTGTAATAGTTCTAAATCATCACCTGCAAAACTAAATACAAAATTTGATACCCTATCTGAAGTTTGAGTTACCCCAAAAAAACCATTTTCACTTACTAAATCTTTTGCTTCATCTTGTGTTAGTTCAGTAATTGGTTTCCCTTCATATCCTATATTTTTAAGACTCATTCCATTTTGTGTTTCTTTACCACTTAAAAAGTCTAAAACATCTCGTTGATTACCACTTAAACTAGCTTGAGTTAAAGTATTTCCTTCAGTTACAGATGAAGCATTCATTGCTATAAGTATGTATTGAGCATTCATTGAAATAGCAACACTTACTGCTGAATCATTTATAGTTTGTTCTAAAGATTTTTCTTGTGATTTTTCTTCAACACTATTTTTATCATTTTGATTATTTGCATTTACACTTTGATTTTGTTTAAATGCACTAAGAGCTGTATTTGTACTATTTTGAACTTGCATAGAAAACTCCTTTTTTTAAATTATACATTTCTTAAAATTAATTTAAACTTAATGAAATTTTAAGTAATAATTATAAAACTAAACTTTTCATAAAACTAACTAAAAGTAAATCTTAACCGATTTTTGGGTATATTAATACCTTATTTATATAAAAAGAAGAATACTATATGGCTTTAATAGACTTACAAAACATTTCAAAACAATACGACACAAAAGTTATTTTAAAAGATGCAAATTTTACTTTAAACCATGGGCAAAGAATTGCTGTTATTGGTCAAAATGGACAAGGTAAATCTACACTTTTTAAAATAATTATGAAACAAACAGAACCTGATAGCGGTGAAATGGCTATCGATAAATCTCTAAAAATCGAAATGCTTGACCAACAACCAAAATTTAAAGCAAATCTAAATGTAAGAGATGCCATAGAAAACCAATTAGCTGAATTAAAATCTGCTAAAAATGAATATGAAAAAATCACCAACCAACTAATGACTGATTATGAAAATGAAGATTTAATACGAAGACAAAGCGAACTTGCTTCTTTTTTAGAGTTTCACAATGCTTGGGATTTGGACAATATGATTGAGAGAGTTTTAGTGGAATTCCAACTAAAGCAGTATGAGTTTAAAGATGTAAATCTTTTAAGTGGAGGAGAACAGCGTCGAGTTAGTCTTGCTGGATTATTACTTAAAAAACCAGATGTTTTACTTTTGGATGAACCTACAAATCACCTTGATGTTTATATGGTTGAGTTTTTAGAACAACTACTTTTAAAAAACAATTTCACTTTACTTTTTATCTCACATGATAGATATTTTATTGATAATATTGCAACTTCTGTTGTTGAAGTTGATGGTGGAGTTTTACGAAAGTTTAACGGTGGTTACTCTTCATATTTAGAACAAAAAGAGCATCTTTTAGAAAATATGCAAAAAGAGCATGAAAATTTAATCAGGCTTGTAAAAAGAGAAGCCCATTGGATGCAACATGGTGTAACTGCTCGAAGAAAAAGAAATGAAAGAAGAAAATCAGAGTATTTTGATTTAAAACAAAAAGCTCGTTCAAATCCAGCAGCTATTAGAAAAATGTCACTAGAACTTCAAAGGGAACAAAAATCTTTTAATACAGATGACAATCAAAAAAATAAAAAAAAGATGCTTTATGAACTTGATGATGTTTGCAAAAGTTTAGGTGATAAAAAATTAATTATTGATTTTACAACTAGAATTTTACAAAAAGATACTATCGCTATTGTGGGTCCCAATGGAAGTGGAAAATCAACGCTACTTAAAATTTTTATGGAAAAAATGAAAATAGATAGCGGAGCATTTAAAAAAGGTGATTTTGAAATAGGATATTTTGACCAACAAAGGGAATCTTTGGATGATAATAGAAATTTATTAGAGACTTTTTGTCCAAATGGAGGAGATAGGGTTGTCCTACAAGATGGCAGAAATATGCACGTTTTTGGATATTTGAAAAATTTCTTATTTCCAAGGGAATATCTTGATAAAAAAGTTGGAGTTTTAAGTGGTGGAGAAAAAAATAGAGTTGCACTTGCCCTACTTTTCACAAAAAAGGTTGATTGTTTAATCCTAGATGAGCCAACAAATGACTTAGATATTCCAACAATTAATATTTTAGAAGAGTATTTACAAAACTTCCAAGGTGCTTTGATTTTTGTATCACACGATAGATATTTTGTAGATAAAATTGCAAAAAAACTTTTTGTATTTCAAGGAAATGGTCATATTATGGAGAGTTTCCAACCATATAGTGAATATTTAGAAATTGAAAAAGAGTTAAAAGAATTAGATAATCTTGAAAGTGAAATAGCAAAAGAAGCAATATCTGAAAAAGTTGCACCAACTGTTAAAAAACAGACAAAGTTATCATATAAAGACCAAAGAGAATATGATATGTTGCCAAAAGAACTTGAAGATTTAGAGTTAAAACTTCAAGAGATAAATGCTTGTTTGATGAATCCAAAATGTTATGAACAAAAGGGAATTGTAGCCATGTCGCAAGAACTTGATGCTACAAAAGAGATTTATGAACAAAAAGTTGAAAGATTTTTGGAACTAGAAGAGTTAATAGAAAGCTTTAATTCTTAAAAAGATATAATTTAATAAACAAATAATAAATATAAGGATTTGTATGAGTTTAAAAGAACAATTAAAAGAAGATTTAAAAACTGCAATGAGAGATAAAGAAGTAGTAAAGAGAGACTCTATAAGAGCCATAAATACTATGATTAAACAAATTGAAGTTGATGAAAGAAAAGATTTAAATGACGAAGATGTTATTAAATTAATTCAAAAAGGTATCAAGCAAAGAGAAGAATCAATTTCTCAATATAAAGCTGCTTCAAGAGATGATTTAGTTGAACAAGAACAAGCTCAAGTTGATATATTTATGTTATACCTTCCAACTCAAGTAAGCGATGAAGAATTAGAAGCAGGAATGAAAGAAATAGTTTCTCAAGTTGGAGCAACTTCTATGAAAGATATTGGAAAAGTTATGGGAAATGCTACAAAAAAATTTGCAGGTGTAGCAGATGGAAAAAGAATTAACGAAATGGTTAAAAAACTTTTAGGATAATCCTTCAAAAAAAACATATTTAGGAAACATTGCATGAACAACGAGTTTGAAAGTATTTTAAGTCAGTTAAGTGATGAAGAAAAAAAAGAAGTAAATCAAAATAATATTGATTTACCTGAAAAATTTATTCCTCTTTTATTAAAAAGAGTTCATCCACAAAATGTTCAACAATTAGCATCTTTAATTAAGCAGTCGGTTTTACCATCAATCTGTCCCAAAACAGATGATGAAATTGATCAATTGTTTTCAAAAGTGGAAAAAGAACCTAATCTTTTATTTGATAAAAAAATACAAAATAAAATTGAAGATTTCATAAATAAAAGGTTTGAAAGAGATAAAAAGATTGTAATCGAAAGAACTTCTGATATTTCTAAACTTGTTTTATTAATGGAAGAGTATTTAAATGAAGCAATATCAAGCAGTGGTTCTGGTTCTAAAAATGTTTTTAATATTAAAGAAAAAATAGTAGCAATGAATATTCAAGAAAATGGTTTAGAATCTCTTACAAAACTACAAAATGAACTTATAAATGCGGCAACATCAATTGAAAAAGAGATGAACGAGGTAAGCAATAAATTAGAAAATGGTAAAACAAAAGTTCAAGAACTTGAAGAAAAAGTTAAAACACTAGAAGATGAACTAAATAGAACAAAAACAGAAAATATGAAAGATCATCTAACAGGTCTTTTAACAAGAAAAGCATTTAGTGAAGAAATTAAAAGAATTGATAGCGCTTATGAAAGAATCAAAACTCAATATGCTGTAATATTTTTTGATTTAGACCACTTTAAAAAACTAAATGATACTTATGGACATGAGTGTGGGGATGTTGTTTTATCAACTTTTGGAAAAATTTTAAATAAAAGTGTAAGAGAACACGATATTGTTGGAAGATATGGTGGAGAAGAGTTTGTAGCTATTATTCACTTTAATTTAAATAGAGAATTATTACAGTTTTTAAAAAGAATAAAAACTATTGTAACTGAAAATAGTTTTTTATATAAAGAGAAAAAAATCAAGGTTACTTTCTCAGCAGGAGTTGCTATAAGAAGCAGTTATGCTACTTATGAAAATACTCTACAAAAAGCTGATATGCTATTATATCAGGCAAAAGAGAATGGAAGAAATAAAATTATTTTAGAAAATGGAATGGAGATTTAATCTAAAAATGGAAATAAAAAATATTTTAAAAATAGGATTGTTTGTTATTACAACATCTATATTTTTCACGGCTTGTGCAAATAAATCAATTGATAAAAAGATAGAAAAACCAAAAATTAAAACTATTGATAATGTTTTGGCTGATTCGTTTGTTTATGATTCTAATCAAAAACTGTATAAAACAAAAACTCCAATAACAAAAGAAGAAGAAAAAAATGCCTTAGTTTCGCAATTTTCGAAATTTTGTTCTGAGAAGAATGGTAAATTAGTTTATACAAATTATTATATAAATAAACAGTATGTTAATTCTTATTCAAAAAATCTAGCTAATGCTTGTGAAGTAGATAAAGAGCCTTACTTTATAATACATCAAGCAAATGAAAATTCTAATTTTTATTATTCGGTAAGTATAGATGATGCTGCAAAAAGAATTTATTTAAATAGAAAACCGCCTGAATTTGAAAAACCAGCTATTGAAAGTACAGAACAAACTGTACAAGAAAGAAAAGAGATTCAAAGAAGAGAAATAGCAAGGGAACAAAAAACTAAAATCTTATTAAGTAATAAAAGTCAAAAAACTATGACATTTTTTGATTCATGGAGAGATTCAGGAAATAAAGCATTATGTTCAACAAAATGTAATGCTTTAAACCTAAAAACTAATGGATATAAAACACTAAAAGAAGCTGTTTCTGATAATTGGCAACTTGTTTCTAAAGTTGGAGAAATAGAAGAAGCTATAGACGATTCTTGTACTTGTTCAGGATATTCTGTTTTAGTAAAAAAATAATTGCTTTTAATCAAATAAGTAAATAAAGGTCGTTCCTTTATTTACTTGAGATTCAACTTCAATATTAATCTTATTTTTCACACAAATATTTTTAACAATACTAAGCCCTATTCCAAAACCACCTGTGATTTTATCACCCCTATAATATCGCTCAAAAATCTTTGATTTGTCTTTTATACCAATTCCCTCATCTTTAAACATTAGTTTAATTTTATTATCTTCTTTGTGTAAAGATATTTCAATATTAGAACCATCTTTTGAATATTTTATTGCATTTGAAATATTATTATCAATAATTCTATAAAGTTCTAATTCATTAAAAATTATATGAATATCATTTTGTAAATTTTTTGTAAATTTGATATTTTTTGAGATTACTAAATCATTAAAAAACTCTATTCTTCTTTCTAAAAAAAGTGAAAAGTTTATATCTGTTTTTTCATCTTTTACCATATTTTGTTGCATATAATATTCTAAATCTTCGTAAATAACTGACATATTTTTTAAAGCAGATTTTATTCGCAAGATATATTTATCATTTTTTAGTCGCATTTGTAGCATATCTACATTTATTCTGGCAACTCCTATTGGAGTTTTTAATTCATGCATTGCATCTTTTAGAAAGTCATCTAAGTATTGATTTAATCTTTTATATGGTTCAATACTTTGTTTGATAATAAAAAATGAAGATAAAAACATAAAACAACTAATAGACAGAATCAAAATAATTGCATTATATATTACTTGTGAGTTATCAATTTCTTTGCAAACGACCAAAAATTTTGCTTCAAAAATATTTTCATTTAAATAATTTTTATAACAAATCTCATTTTTATTTATTAAAAACTCATCAAAAAAATCCATATTATTTGTTTTTAATAATGAAAAAATCACTTGATTATTTTTATCAAAAATACCAGAAAAATATATATTTGAACGAGGATAATAAAAAATTGAACTATTCTCTTTTTCAAAACTATCTATTTTAGAAATTACAGAATAAGCATGATTTTTTAAATCCATTTTATCTTTTATATTTTGATTTTCAAAAGAAGCATCCAAATAAAAATATATTGGAATAAAAGCAATCAATAAAGTCAATAAAACTTGAATTAATATATATTTAATTTCATATTTATTATTTATCAATTTTATATCCTACAAATCGTTTGGTTTTAATAAAATCTTTACAGGTCTTTTCTCTAATTCTTTTTATACACATTCTAATATCAGAATATGAAATATCTTTATTTTCCCAAATTCTTTCATGTAAAGTCTCAATAGAGACAAAAAATCCTCTATTTTGAACTAAAAAAGAGACAAGTTCACTCTCTTTGAAACTCAAATCTATTTGTAAATCATCTTTAAATAAAATATTTTTTTTCACATCAAATTTGTAATTTGGCGGTATTTCTATACTGTCATCTAAAGTTTTAAAACAACTATTTTTAATTAGTTGTTCTATTCTAAATTTTAATTCAATCAAATCAAAAGGTTTTCTAATATAATCATTACACCCTAAATCATAACCTCGACTAAGATTTGTTATATCTGTCAAAGAAGTAAGAATAATAATTGGAGTATTTAATCCCTCTTTTCTAATAGTTTCAACCAAACTAAAACCATCCATTCCAGGCACTCTAATATCTAAAAGAAGCAAATCATAACTATTTGTAAAAACAGCATCTAAAGCGTCATCACCATTTTCAAAGTCATCTACGATAAAATCCAGTTCTTGTAAAAACTCTTTTATGGATACTTTATATAAATAATCATCTTCAAGTAGTAAAATTTTCATATTTTCACTTTATAATAATCTCTTTTTTCTCTTTTAAAAAGTTGTTTTTAAAATTTGTATCTTTACTATTTATCTCTCCTAAATATTCATATTTAGGTAAATATTTAAAGTTTTGTTCATTTTTATCAAAACAAATCATTAAAATTCCAACACTTTTTAAATCAATATCTCCTAAAGGAATTTGGGTAATTATCCTATTATTATACTCATAATAAAAAATTTCATTTGTTAAATAGTTTTTATTTCGCAAAAGTAAATCGTAAAACTTTTTATCATAATCATTTTGAATAATCACAAAATCATGTAAAGAATTATCCTCTTGATGAGATGTTGCAATTGGCAAAAACTCTTTTTTCAAAAGTGGAATAATTTCAATTCCCATATATTTTAGTCTATTTCTTAAATCGCTATAATCTAAAATTATTTCAAGAGTTCCTATGTATTCATTTTTTTGATTAAAAATAGGCGAAATAGCTTTTATATTAAATCTTTTTCCAAGTTCATTTGATACAAAAGGTTCTTGGGTTTCTTTTACTTTTATTAAGCCTTTTCTAAAACTCTCTAAACTCAATCCCGTATCTTTATCTTCCCAACTTCGTACAAAAACTTTTAAATCTTTCGTGTGAACTTGAATTTGAATATTATTTATGTTTGTATAGTTTTTTATATTTTCAAGGGAACTTAAAAGCTCTTTTTTTAACTCTTTTGGTTTATTGTTTTCTAAAAAACTAATGATATTTTGATTCTTAGAAAATAATATAGCCAAAGACAAAGCATGATTTTTTTGATTTGTTAATTCATTTTGTACAATTTCAACTCTATTTGAAACCAAAATATCAACTTGATTTTGTTCTATTTTATTGTTGTATTTATATAAAAAATAAAAAAGAATAGCTATAACTAAAACAAAAAGTAAAGTGAAATTTTTATATGTTTTACTCAAAAGAGTATCCTTTTAGATACTCTTTTTTATTTATTAAGTTTAATAAATGGTCCAAATGGTCCAACTTGTTTTTCAATTGGGTCTTTTCCTTCAATATAAGTATCAGGAGCTTTTACAGCTGCATCTGGAAAATCTTTTTCTCTATTAACTTTTTCTGGTCTTTTATGTCCATTCATATTCATAAAAGCTGCAACATTATAAGCTTCTTCGTCTGTTAAAATAGGATTCTCATGTGTTGCACCTAAAGGCATATTTGCTTTAATAAAATCCATAGCTTTTAAAGTTCTGTACATTCCTGCACCTTTATTATAGCTATCTTTTCCCCAAAGTGGTGGATACATATATCCATTTGCTTTACCTTCATTTTTAACACCTTCACCATTTACACCATGACAAGCTGCACATTGTGTATCATAAACAACTTTTCCTTTATCTGTATCAGCTGCTTGAGTTTGTATCATTTTTCTATTAACTTCAGCTAAACTTGAACCTTCTACTTTAGCACCTACTGGAATACCTTGGCTTAACCAATACATATATGCTTCCATAGCTTTCATCTCTTTACTTTCTAATGGAAGAGATTTTCCATTCATACTTCTTTCCATACAACCATTTATTCTATCAGCTAAAGTTCCAATAGTATTTTCCCTTGGTCTATATTGTGGAAAAGTTGCAAATACTCCGACAAATCCAGCCGAATATGCTTTTGTCCCAGCATCTAAGTGACAGCTTTGACATGCAAGGTTATTTCCTGCAAATCTCATTTTTTTATTTTCAACTTCAGGTCCTATATACTTGTAAGTATGAGATACTAACTCTTTTCCATATTTGATTAAATCACCAAATTGATTATTTGGAATAGTGCTTTCATCTGGAGCTTTCCACTCTATTTTTGGTCCTTCATATTTGTATCCGATGTTATTTCTTTCTTTGATAAGATTTTTATCAAATTTCACAACCTCATCTGCAAATAATGAACTTACAGCCAACAGGCTTAATGTTGCGATAGTTATAATCTTTTTCATAAATAATTTCCCCCTACTATTTGAATAGGAGAATATTATAGTTGTTGTGTAACTTGAAAGTAACAATTAAGATTTATTTGTTATTTTATTGTCATTTACTTTTAGCACAACTAATAATTCTATTTCATTTAACATATTAAAATATGAAATTAAAAAATACATTACAACTATTAAAAGAATTATTCTTTTTATATTTTGTTCTATAAATTTCCTTTTTTGGGTTTATTTATGAAACTATAAAATAAAAGTTTGATTTTTATGTGGTAAAAAAAGAGATTAAATTTTTACCAGTTTAACTATTTTTAATACCAGTTATAAGTTCTTTGTAGCCTAAATCATCAATAAAATATTTCATTTTATTGATGATTTTCCGTAACATATCTTCTAAATTTATCATTTATATTATGACTAGCTATTACGACAATTTTTTTGAAAATTCTTTT from Arcobacter suis CECT 7833 encodes:
- a CDS encoding response regulator transcription factor, with product MKILLLEDDYLYKVSIKEFLQELDFIVDDFENGDDALDAVFTNSYDLLLLDIRVPGMDGFSLVETIRKEGLNTPIIILTSLTDITNLSRGYDLGCNDYIRKPFDLIELKFRIEQLIKNSCFKTLDDSIEIPPNYKFDVKKNILFKDDLQIDLSFKESELVSFLVQNRGFFVSIETLHERIWENKDISYSDIRMCIKRIREKTCKDFIKTKRFVGYKIDK
- a CDS encoding c-type cytochrome, with the protein product MKKIITIATLSLLAVSSLFADEVVKFDKNLIKERNNIGYKYEGPKIEWKAPDESTIPNNQFGDLIKYGKELVSHTYKYIGPEVENKKMRFAGNNLACQSCHLDAGTKAYSAGFVGVFATFPQYRPRENTIGTLADRINGCMERSMNGKSLPLESKEMKAMEAYMYWLSQGIPVGAKVEGSSLAEVNRKMIQTQAADTDKGKVVYDTQCAACHGVNGEGVKNEGKANGYMYPPLWGKDSYNKGAGMYRTLKAMDFIKANMPLGATHENPILTDEEAYNVAAFMNMNGHKRPEKVNREKDFPDAAVKAPDTYIEGKDPIEKQVGPFGPFIKLNK
- a CDS encoding GGDEF domain-containing protein, whose translation is MNNEFESILSQLSDEEKKEVNQNNIDLPEKFIPLLLKRVHPQNVQQLASLIKQSVLPSICPKTDDEIDQLFSKVEKEPNLLFDKKIQNKIEDFINKRFERDKKIVIERTSDISKLVLLMEEYLNEAISSSGSGSKNVFNIKEKIVAMNIQENGLESLTKLQNELINAATSIEKEMNEVSNKLENGKTKVQELEEKVKTLEDELNRTKTENMKDHLTGLLTRKAFSEEIKRIDSAYERIKTQYAVIFFDLDHFKKLNDTYGHECGDVVLSTFGKILNKSVREHDIVGRYGGEEFVAIIHFNLNRELLQFLKRIKTIVTENSFLYKEKKIKVTFSAGVAIRSSYATYENTLQKADMLLYQAKENGRNKIILENGMEI
- a CDS encoding sensor histidine kinase, coding for MINNKYEIKYILIQVLLTLLIAFIPIYFYLDASFENQNIKDKMDLKNHAYSVISKIDSFEKENSSIFYYPRSNIYFSGIFDKNNQVIFSLLKTNNMDFFDEFLINKNEICYKNYLNENIFEAKFLVVCKEIDNSQVIYNAIILILSISCFMFLSSFFIIKQSIEPYKRLNQYLDDFLKDAMHELKTPIGVARINVDMLQMRLKNDKYILRIKSALKNMSVIYEDLEYYMQQNMVKDEKTDINFSLFLERRIEFFNDLVISKNIKFTKNLQNDIHIIFNELELYRIIDNNISNAIKYSKDGSNIEISLHKEDNKIKLMFKDEGIGIKDKSKIFERYYRGDKITGGFGIGLSIVKNICVKNKINIEVESQVNKGTTFIYLFD
- the abc-f gene encoding ribosomal protection-like ABC-F family protein, with amino-acid sequence MALIDLQNISKQYDTKVILKDANFTLNHGQRIAVIGQNGQGKSTLFKIIMKQTEPDSGEMAIDKSLKIEMLDQQPKFKANLNVRDAIENQLAELKSAKNEYEKITNQLMTDYENEDLIRRQSELASFLEFHNAWDLDNMIERVLVEFQLKQYEFKDVNLLSGGEQRRVSLAGLLLKKPDVLLLDEPTNHLDVYMVEFLEQLLLKNNFTLLFISHDRYFIDNIATSVVEVDGGVLRKFNGGYSSYLEQKEHLLENMQKEHENLIRLVKREAHWMQHGVTARRKRNERRKSEYFDLKQKARSNPAAIRKMSLELQREQKSFNTDDNQKNKKKMLYELDDVCKSLGDKKLIIDFTTRILQKDTIAIVGPNGSGKSTLLKIFMEKMKIDSGAFKKGDFEIGYFDQQRESLDDNRNLLETFCPNGGDRVVLQDGRNMHVFGYLKNFLFPREYLDKKVGVLSGGEKNRVALALLFTKKVDCLILDEPTNDLDIPTINILEEYLQNFQGALIFVSHDRYFVDKIAKKLFVFQGNGHIMESFQPYSEYLEIEKELKELDNLESEIAKEAISEKVAPTVKKQTKLSYKDQREYDMLPKELEDLELKLQEINACLMNPKCYEQKGIVAMSQELDATKEIYEQKVERFLELEELIESFNS
- a CDS encoding cache domain-containing protein, producing MSKTYKNFTLLFVLVIAILFYFLYKYNNKIEQNQVDILVSNRVEIVQNELTNQKNHALSLAILFSKNQNIISFLENNKPKELKKELLSSLENIKNYTNINNIQIQVHTKDLKVFVRSWEDKDTGLSLESFRKGLIKVKETQEPFVSNELGKRFNIKAISPIFNQKNEYIGTLEIILDYSDLRNRLKYMGIEIIPLLKKEFLPIATSHQEDNSLHDFVIIQNDYDKKFYDLLLRNKNYLTNEIFYYEYNNRIITQIPLGDIDLKSVGILMICFDKNEQNFKYLPKYEYLGEINSKDTNFKNNFLKEKKEIIIK
- a CDS encoding GatB/YqeY domain-containing protein codes for the protein MSLKEQLKEDLKTAMRDKEVVKRDSIRAINTMIKQIEVDERKDLNDEDVIKLIQKGIKQREESISQYKAASRDDLVEQEQAQVDIFMLYLPTQVSDEELEAGMKEIVSQVGATSMKDIGKVMGNATKKFAGVADGKRINEMVKKLLG